DNA sequence from the bacterium genome:
CCGGCCTTGCCGCTGTAGTTGTCCGGTTCTCCGTGGATGTCAAAATGGGTCGGCACTCGGTCCGGCAGCGTCGGATAGACGAACCAGGCGGTGATCGCCATGACCAACAGCACGGCGAGCGGCAACCATTCACGTTTCAGCTGCCATTTCATGGGTTACTCCTTTCCGATAAATTTCATCAAATAATCCACGGACATTTGGAACACGCTCATGTTCAGCGAGTAGCGGATGTACTGGCCTTCCCGGGCGCCATCGATCAGGTTTGCACGTTTTAGGATATCCAGATGATGGGAGAGGGTCGGTTGGGAGATCTTCATTTTCTGCAGCAGGTCCGACGGTGTTTGATCTTGTTTTTT
Encoded proteins:
- a CDS encoding winged helix-turn-helix transcriptional regulator: MEINNMELNKLFQALADPTRRKIVQLLKKQDQTPSDLLQKMKISQPTLSHHLDILKRANLIDGAREGQYIRYSLNMSVFQMSVDYLMKFIGKE